In Heyndrickxia vini, the sequence GTTCATGAAGTACTTCTTTTGGTTTTTTAACTTATGATGTACCTCCAAACAGGTTTATGAGGCACTTCTTTTCCTTTTTTAACCTACCATATACCTCCATACGGGTTCATGAAGTACTTCTTTTGTTTTTTTTACTTATGATGTACCTCCAAACAGGTTTTTGAGGCACTTCTTTTCCTTTTTTTATGCCACAATATACCTCATTCGGGTTCATGAAGTACTTCTTTTGGTTTTTTGACTTATGATGTACCTCCAAATAGGTTTATGAGCTACTTCTTTTCCTTTTTTAACCTACCATCTACCTCCATACGGGTTTATGAAGTACTTCTTTTGGTTTTTTAACTAATGATGTACCTCCAATCAGGTTTATGAGGCACTTCTTTTCCTTTTTTAACCTACCATATACCTCCATACGGGTTTATGAAGTACTTCTTTTGGTTTTTTAACTTATGATGTTCCTCTATACAGGTTCATGAGCTACTTCTTTTCCTTTTTTAACCTACCATATACCTCCATACAGATTCATGAGGTACTTCTTTTGCTATTTTTGACTCATGATGTACCTCCATACGGGTCTATTTTGATTTTATTGATGATTAAAAACAAATAATTCTTTATCTATACAAAATATTGTCGAATAAAGCCATAATTTTTTTCTTGATATTCTAACGTTGACACTGTATATTACTAATTTGATGCTTATGTGGTATATATAAAGAAAGAAAAATATAAGGCGTTTTTTACGAGAAAGGAATCAAAAGACTCATGAAGCTTGGTGCCCGCATTTTTAAAACGGGAATTGCAATTGTTTTAGCATTATATATCGCAAAGTTAATTGGGATGCCCTCGCCAGTATTTGCTGGAATTGCTGCCATTTTTGCGATAAAACCTACGATTTACCGTTCCTATTTATCCATCCTTGAACAAGTTCAAGGGAATATTATAGGAGCAATCGTCGCTGTTGCTTTCGGATTAGTTTTTGAAAATAATTATATTATTGTTGGATTAGCTGCACTTATCACCATAATTATTATGCTTAAATTGAAGCTCGAAAACAGTATTAGTTTAGGATTAGTGACAATGATTGTTATTCTTGAATCGCCCGGAGAGCACTTCCTGCAATTCGCCTGGATCCGGTTCTCTACGATTCTAATCGGTATTTTATCAGCATTCGTTGTTAATTTAATTTTCTTACCGCCAAAATATGAGACGAAGCTTTATCATCGTATGTCACATTTAACTGAAGATATTTTTAAATTGATTCGATTGATCTCAATGCATGCTTCAGAACATCATTTAATGAAAAAAGAAATTGAAAAAATACGAGAACGTTTAGTCAAGGTTAATTTATTTTATACTTTATTTAACGAGGAACGAAGCTATTTTAAAAAGAGCACGATTGAAAAGAAACGGAAAACAGTCATTTATCGACAAATGGTTTCTGCTCTGCAGGATAGTTTTGATATTTTAAAATTACTTCATCGTTATGAACATGAGTTAAAGCTCCTACCCGAAACCATACAGTTGCAAATACAAGAACGACTCGATTTTTTAATGAATGAACATCAAAAATTGCTTTTTCAATTTTTAGGGAAAGTGAGTCATAACGATTTAGAAGATAAAAAATTCGAGGCGCAACAAGAGGAATTATTGGAACTCTTTTTAGACGAATTGAAGGATAAAGCATTTCGAAGCGATCAGCAGTCCTATCATTTAATGAGATTCTTATCGGCAATGGTTGATTATCACAAGCAATTAATGCATTTAAGTATCTTAATCGAGAGCTTCCGAAATTTCCATAAGGATGCAAATGAAGTGTCGATTGAAGAAGAAAATGAAGAATGAAAATAGAAGCCCAAGATCCTTGTTGAATTAAGATCTTGGGCTTCTTCTACTAAGAATCCAACTGCTGCACTTGGAACAAATTATAATAATGTCCTTGCTCGGCCATTAATTCATTATGGGAGCCCATTTCAACAATGTTTCCATGCTCAATCAATACAATCCGGTCGGCATGTGTAATGGTCGAAAGCCGATGGGCGACGATGAAAGTTGTACGATCTTTCGCTAACTTTTCTAATGCTTCTTGAATGAAATGCTCACTTTCCAAATCAAGTGCCGAAGTCGCTTCATCTAATATTAAAATAGGTGGATTTTTCAAAAACACACGGGCAATCGCAATTCTTTGTTTTTGTCCTCCAGAAAGCTTCACTCCTCGTTCCCCTACTTTTGTATCGTATCCATCAACAAGATTTGTAATAAATTCATGGGCATTCGCTGCTTTTGCCGCTTCAATTACCTCTTCATCCGTTGCATCAGGTTTTCCTAATAAAATATTTAATTTCACCGATTCACTGAATAAAATATTATCTTGTAAAACCATCCCAATTTTATCCCTTAAACTTCTTACTTTAAAATGACGGATATCCGTCCCATCGAGAAGAATTTCCCCTCCTGTTACATCATAAAATCGAGGGATTAAGCTGACTAAGGAGGACTTCCCTCCGCCGCTCATACCGACTAAGGCAATCGTTTCACCGGCACGAACATCTAAATTAATATCATTTAACACCGATAAATCTTTGTCATTATATGAAAAATTGACATGGTTAAACGAAATGTTTCCTTTTACATTTCGGCATTCAATTGCATTTGGTGCGTCATCAATATCATATTTTTCATCAATTAATTCAAACACACGGTCCATTGAAGCAATCGATTGTGTTAGCGTTGTACCGGAGTTCACTAATCGACGTAACGGGCTATACAATCGATCGATATAAGCAATAAAAGCAGCCATCGTCCCAATGGATAAATGTCCATGGATGGCTTGATAACCAGCAAAACCAATGACAATTAGCGGCGCAATATCTGTTAATGTATTTACAACCGAAAATGCCTTAGCGGTCCATCTAGTATGCTGTAATGCTTTATCAAGAAAGTTCTTATTATGAACGCGAAAACGCTCTTGCTCATGATCTTCGATAGCAAAGCTTTTAATAACCGGCATCCCCTGTACACGTTCATGTAAATACCCTTGAACTTCCGCAAGGGCTTGGGAACGAACCCGGGTAAACTTACGCAGATTTCCAAAAAAGTATTTCACTGAAATCGCGTATAATGGAAAAACAATCAACGATACGATTGTTAACGGAACATCCATCGTGAACATAATTGAAACCGCGATTAAGATTGTGGCTGCATCGAGCCATACATTCATTAGTCCTGTAATAACAAAATCCTTCGTTTGTTCCACATCATTAATTACCCGCGATATAACTTCCCCTGCACGCGTATTCGAATAATATTTAAAGCTCAGTTTTTGTAAATGTGTAAACAAACGATCGCGTATATCATATAAAATTTTACTCGATGTCCATTGCGCAAAATATTGACGGTAAAACTCAATGGGCGGTCTTAACACAATAAAGACCCCTAACATAATTGACATCGTAAATATCAATTTAGATGTTTTTTCATCTACCGACAAACCGTGCTTTGTCACGATTCCATCAATCACATATTTAATAATCACCGGTATTAGTAATGGAATAGCAAATTTAATTAATCCGATAATTAATGTTCCAATAATTTGAAGTGTGTACGGTTTAACAAACTTCATATATCTTTTTGTACTACTCAAAATGTTACCTCCTATTTCCCTCTCTTGCTGTACGATTATTTTTTGCATAAGTTAATGAAAAAAACCTGTGGCTTTGTCACCAACAGGTAATCAACTCATCTTCTATAGGTTAAATAACGTTCATACCATATATCGATAAAATCTGGGGAAAACGGTCCTTTTCGTTGACGAATCCATCTAACAAGGTTGTCCACATTTCTTTTTAAAATATGGTCAATGACATCTGGATACCCCATTTGTTTCCGATGATATTCATATTCATCCTCATCAAGCAGCGTATAAGTCATATCTGGAAATACTTTGATATCTAGATCGTAATCAATATATTTAAGTGCCTCCTTATCGTACACGAAAGGAGATCCTAAGTTACAGTAATAATATATTCCGTCTTCCCTAATCATCCCAATAATATTAAACCAATGGTCGGCATGAAAATAGCATATCGCCGGCTCACGTGTAACCCATGTACGTCCGTCCGATTCCGTTACAATGGTCCGATCATTTCCACCTATGACAAGCGATTTCGTACCTTTTAGTACTGTCGTTTCTTCCCATATTCGATGGATGTAACCATTATGTTTATAGCTATGTATTTGTATCGTATCACCTTCAATGGGAATACCCATGCCACTTTCCCTACTTTCATTATAAAATTTAATCAACCGTGCTTTCATTGAATTTTTTATTATTATAACGTTTTTTATGAAAATTTAAAACAAAAAGAGCCCCTACTGTTGCATTGGAATAAAGTTTGCTTAAAAATTTCTCACAAACCGGTAGTGTATTTTACGATAATATAAAAGAATCCATTTTGAAAAAAAATTGATCAAAATGGATTCTTTCTGATTTCGTCTACCTTATATTTTTTAGCTAAATCTTCACTCCCCAATTTCCCCAAAAAATGGAATTGATCCTTCGAAGAACGCCATATCTAAGTTCAGATTTGGCCCAAATTCATTAAGTAGGGCACATTTCTTACTACAGAAATGCACCAGATTATGAAAGATGTAAAGTTATTTTAAGTATCTAAAGAAATTTTTAATTGCATCCATACGTATTTTATGACTACAATCTTCGCAACAAAAAAACTTACTCTTTCTTTCCTTAAATTGTTTATATAATAGTGACCCTTCGTATACTCTGAATGTTTTTTTACAACTATAACAAAGTATCTCATAGTAAATCATTGTAATCCCCCTAATTGCCCATTGCACAATTTGAGCTCTATAGGATTTTTCGGTGAATACCATTTCTTTTTTTATTTTAGTACGATCGTACAAAAATTAAAACAAAAAACCATTTAGCGAAGATAATCTAAATGGTTTTGAACTCCTTTATATAACTAACATCGTCCTTACTAAGTAAGAGCCCCTTCTGCAAGTATTTTCAACTCCTGATATTGGCGAATCACGTTGTCAGTTTGTTCCTCAAACGTTTTATGGATTGTATCCAATTCCTTTTTCATTAATTTGATTTCGTTTTTAAGGCTATCTAACTTCGCCTCTTCTTGAAGTTCTATAAGTTCCTGCTCTAAATCTTGACAACGTTCAATTTCAGTTTGCAGATCTAATAATTGATCCATCGTTTTCATCTGATCCATTATCAATTCATTAAATGCTTTCATCTTTTTAGCACCTTCCATTCCCTGGTAGTTCCTATGTATATATTTTCTCTCAATATCAGTAAAACCCTTTGACTAGTTATGTTGTATTTCAATTTGTTTTGTCGAATTAAAAAAGTTTTTTGGTCCTTGACCAATGAACTAACCAAGCTAGCAGGTTCGGGTGTCCTACCGGGGTGAAAGGTTAGTCAGCTTGTGTGGTTATACGATTCGGAAGGCATAAGAGAAAAATAATCAAAATGAAAAAGAGCATCCATCGATTGAGGATGCTCTTTTCGCTCATTTATTGTTGGCCAAATTTACCAGCGTTTTGTGATTTACGTGATTCAGCTTGTTGATTTTGTTTTCTTACTTGTTGTGCATCAGTTTCACTACCGAACTCAGTACCGAATTGTCCTTGTCCAGCAGAACCTTGTGCAGATTGTGCGTTTTGTTGTCTTACTTCATTAACGTTTGTACCAGCAGATGTTTTGTTAGTTTGCTTTGCCATTATTATCACCTCCACGCTCCTTAATGTAACCAAACGTGGAGAGAGTTATGCTAAAATTTTTTATAAAAATTATACTAACAATGAACGTCCGCCATCAACAATGATTGTTTGTCCTCTAATCATGGATGAATCATCCGAAACTAAAAACATGACTGCATTTACCATATCTTCGATTTCAACCATTCGTCCTGCTGGTGTGTTGCGACGGGCATCTTCAAGAAGATCTTCCCGATTTGGAAAATGCTTAAGTGCCTCGGTATCGATTGCACCACCAGATACAGCATTAACAACAATATTTTTCGGTGAAAGCTCAACGGACAAATATCTCGTTAATGCTTCTACAGCTGCTTTTGATACACCGACAGTTGTATAGTTTTCTAAGTAACGGATGGAGCCAAGTGAACTTAAGCTTACAATTTTTCCTCCACCGTTCTTTTCCATAAGCTTTGCTGCTTCTTGGGAACAGAATAATAATGCCTTACTATTAATGTTCATCGTCCAATCCCAATGTGTTTCTTCAAGTTCCATCGCAGGACGAAGAACACCTGATGCAGCATTACTAATAAATACATCTAATCTGCCAAACGTCTCATTTATTTCTTCAAACATTTTTCTAATTTTTGAAACGTCGCCAACATTTGCTTTTACAAGCAAAACTTTTCTGCCGAGTTTCTCAATTTCCTCAACTGTTTCAAGTGCTGCAGATTTACTGCGAGCGTAATTTATGACAATATCATATCCTTCTTTTGCTAAACGAATCGCCGTTGCTTTACCAACTCCACGACTGCTTCCTGTAACTAATGCAACTTTATTTGTCATCTTCTACACCTTCCTTTACGACCTATATTTTACCGATAAAATGTATAACAAACAATCTTTGTTTGTAAGCTAAGGATAGTAAATAGTAAGGAGGTGGCACTTCATGCCCGTCATTCGTGATATGACCGAATTATCGATGATTTCCATGGCCGACTGGAATAACTCCGAAATCGAGCATTTCCATCATTCCTTTCAACAAATTCTCCCTTACTTAAATGTCGAGGGACAAACAATTTATAGAGAAATTATTGAAGAAATCGAAAGGCGCCAGCAGTAGTAAGCCTTATTGAGTAACCAGTGATCTTTAAGCGGAGAATCTCCGGTTATACTGCAGAATAGAGCATGGTTTTGGGGATATAAGCGGAAATTTTCCGATTAAGCAAACTAAAATTACCAATTTTCATGTTTTTCGAGCAAATAGCCGGAAAACTTCCGTCTATTGAAGCTAATTTCTTTGCTATTTTCTAATTAAGAGGAATTTCTCCGCTTATCAAACTCGATTTAGCATCTAATGCACTTGTGGATTCAAGAAAAAGGCTTAGAGAAATTTACATCTCTAAGTCTCTTTGATTGTGAACTATGCTGTGAAGTTTATGTGTATTGATCTGATTTACCGTTTTGCACCTCACAAGTATCCCCGTTAGATTTCTATTTGTTTATTTTTAGATAGTCTCTTTTTGTTGCTTTTAACATTATTAAACGTACAAAGTGGATTGGAGCGGAAGGAGCTTGACTCCTGCGGGATAAAGAGGAAAAGTCGAGACCCCGGAGGCGCGAGGCTCGACTTCCTCCCCGCGGAAAGCAAGCTCCTGCAGCGGAAAGGAACGGTCCCATTTTAATTCCTAATACCAACAAAACCTCAATAATCAAACATCTGAAAACGATATAAACGATCATAAAAAGATTTTAAAAACTGATAAAGGAGCTTTTCCGACGGAGCAAGCTCCCTGTTTTTTGGTGTAATCACTCCTACCGTTCGAATAAAGCTTGGATCATTCACTTCAACTGTCCGTATATCCTTAGGGATATTGTATGAAAAGGCCAGCTCGGGAAGTATCGCAATTCCGACACCAGCAGCAACTAACCCTTTTATCGTATCCACATCTTCCCCTTCGAAGGCTATGATCGGATCAAATCCTGCTTGCACACACGCCTTTTCAATTGTTTCCCGAATAAACGATTCCTTTCGAAACGTGACAAACCTTTCTCCTTGGAGCTGATTGATTTTTATCGTCTTTTCAGCACTTAAAGGATGATTTTCAGGTAATAACACAAGCATTTTTTCAGTAAAAAAGATATCTCCTTTTACAATTGAATGATCCGTTAGCACAGGGGCAATAAAAGCCATATCAATATCCCCTCGCTCAATTTGTTTCACTAAATAAGAAGGTGTCCCTTGGTTAAAATGAAAATGCAAATGAGGGTGGCTGTCTCGAAATTGCGAAAACATCATCGCAAACGTACTAACAGATAAGCCCGATGAAAAACCAAGGTGAATAATCCCCGTTTCCGGATTCAAATATTCTTCAACCTTTTCTTTCGCCTTATCGATCTCTAAAACAATTCTTTCAGCATATTTCAAAAATACTTTTCCAATATGGGTGAGTTTCACATTTCGCCCTTCCCGAATAAAAAGGGGTGTTTTTAACTCAGCTTCCAACAATGATATTTGTCTGCTTATAGCCGATTGCGCCACATGGAGGCTTTCTGCAGCCTTCGTCACATGCTCACGTTTTGCCACCTCGATAAAATAAAAAATTTGACGTAATTCCACTCAAATTTCCCACCAATCTACTTTTGAGATTAATTCATTCTTAATAATATATTGTAAAGATGAATTAAAATAAAGTAAAATTTTTTATTATCGAACTATTCGGATATAAGAATGAAAGGAATGATAACGAATGACTTTAGCGAACAATCAATCGTATAGCGAAGGTCTTTACCGCCAGGAGTTTGAGCATGATGCATGTGGTATTGGCTTTTATGCAGATATAAAAGGCCGTCCTTCCCACGATATCATTGCATCCGCTCTAATCATGCTAGAAAGATTAGATCACCGAGCAGGAAAAAGCAGTGATAATCAAACGAGTGATGGAGCCGGGATCTTAATGCAAATGCCACATGAATTTTTCAAAGAAGTTTGTTCATTTCAATTACCTGAAAAAGGTGAATATGCCGTTTCAATGACATTTCTCCCGCAGGATCACGTGCTTCAAAACCAAATCATTGCTGATTTCCAATCGGAAGCCTCCCGTTTACATCTTTCTTTTTTAGGAGAACGTAGAGTTCCAGTTTCCCCTGAAGTTTTAGGAGAAATTGCAGCATCTACTCAACCTCAAATCACTCAATTTTTTATCAAAAAGGCAAAGGGTATGAATGAAGAACATTTTTTAACTGCACTTTTTGTGTTAAGAAGACAGCTGGAAAAAAAATACGATAACCAATTATATATTTCCAGTTTATCAAATCAAACGATTGTCTATAAAGGATTGCTTTCTGCCGAACAGTTATCCACATTTTATAATGATTTATCAAATCAAAAGTTTGCTTCAGCACTTGCCCTTGTTCATTCACGATTTAGTACAAACACCATTCCGAGCTGGGAAAGAGCACATCCAAACCGAATGATTGCACATAATGGAGAAATCAACACGATTAAGGGAAATATGAATTCATTTAACGCAAAAGTCTCATCATTTTCAAACGAACTAGATCAAATGGATATGGACTCACTTTTACCGATTATTCAACCGGACGGCAGTGATTCGGCAATGTTTGATAATGTACTAGAATTTTTAACATTAAATCAAGTCTCCCTTCCACAAGCAATCAT encodes:
- a CDS encoding FUSC family protein translates to MKLGARIFKTGIAIVLALYIAKLIGMPSPVFAGIAAIFAIKPTIYRSYLSILEQVQGNIIGAIVAVAFGLVFENNYIIVGLAALITIIIMLKLKLENSISLGLVTMIVILESPGEHFLQFAWIRFSTILIGILSAFVVNLIFLPPKYETKLYHRMSHLTEDIFKLIRLISMHASEHHLMKKEIEKIRERLVKVNLFYTLFNEERSYFKKSTIEKKRKTVIYRQMVSALQDSFDILKLLHRYEHELKLLPETIQLQIQERLDFLMNEHQKLLFQFLGKVSHNDLEDKKFEAQQEELLELFLDELKDKAFRSDQQSYHLMRFLSAMVDYHKQLMHLSILIESFRNFHKDANEVSIEEENEE
- a CDS encoding ABC transporter ATP-binding protein, coding for MSSTKRYMKFVKPYTLQIIGTLIIGLIKFAIPLLIPVIIKYVIDGIVTKHGLSVDEKTSKLIFTMSIMLGVFIVLRPPIEFYRQYFAQWTSSKILYDIRDRLFTHLQKLSFKYYSNTRAGEVISRVINDVEQTKDFVITGLMNVWLDAATILIAVSIMFTMDVPLTIVSLIVFPLYAISVKYFFGNLRKFTRVRSQALAEVQGYLHERVQGMPVIKSFAIEDHEQERFRVHNKNFLDKALQHTRWTAKAFSVVNTLTDIAPLIVIGFAGYQAIHGHLSIGTMAAFIAYIDRLYSPLRRLVNSGTTLTQSIASMDRVFELIDEKYDIDDAPNAIECRNVKGNISFNHVNFSYNDKDLSVLNDINLDVRAGETIALVGMSGGGKSSLVSLIPRFYDVTGGEILLDGTDIRHFKVRSLRDKIGMVLQDNILFSESVKLNILLGKPDATDEEVIEAAKAANAHEFITNLVDGYDTKVGERGVKLSGGQKQRIAIARVFLKNPPILILDEATSALDLESEHFIQEALEKLAKDRTTFIVAHRLSTITHADRIVLIEHGNIVEMGSHNELMAEQGHYYNLFQVQQLDS
- the ntdP gene encoding nucleoside tri-diphosphate phosphatase produces the protein MGIPIEGDTIQIHSYKHNGYIHRIWEETTVLKGTKSLVIGGNDRTIVTESDGRTWVTREPAICYFHADHWFNIIGMIREDGIYYYCNLGSPFVYDKEALKYIDYDLDIKVFPDMTYTLLDEDEYEYHRKQMGYPDVIDHILKRNVDNLVRWIRQRKGPFSPDFIDIWYERYLTYRR
- a CDS encoding DUF2197 domain-containing protein, whose amino-acid sequence is MIYYEILCYSCKKTFRVYEGSLLYKQFKERKSKFFCCEDCSHKIRMDAIKNFFRYLK
- a CDS encoding YgaB family protein; this translates as MKAFNELIMDQMKTMDQLLDLQTEIERCQDLEQELIELQEEAKLDSLKNEIKLMKKELDTIHKTFEEQTDNVIRQYQELKILAEGALT
- a CDS encoding gamma-type small acid-soluble spore protein produces the protein MAKQTNKTSAGTNVNEVRQQNAQSAQGSAGQGQFGTEFGSETDAQQVRKQNQQAESRKSQNAGKFGQQ
- the fabL gene encoding enoyl-[acyl-carrier-protein] reductase FabL yields the protein MTNKVALVTGSSRGVGKATAIRLAKEGYDIVINYARSKSAALETVEEIEKLGRKVLLVKANVGDVSKIRKMFEEINETFGRLDVFISNAASGVLRPAMELEETHWDWTMNINSKALLFCSQEAAKLMEKNGGGKIVSLSSLGSIRYLENYTTVGVSKAAVEALTRYLSVELSPKNIVVNAVSGGAIDTEALKHFPNREDLLEDARRNTPAGRMVEIEDMVNAVMFLVSDDSSMIRGQTIIVDGGRSLLV
- a CDS encoding LysR family transcriptional regulator — translated: MELRQIFYFIEVAKREHVTKAAESLHVAQSAISRQISLLEAELKTPLFIREGRNVKLTHIGKVFLKYAERIVLEIDKAKEKVEEYLNPETGIIHLGFSSGLSVSTFAMMFSQFRDSHPHLHFHFNQGTPSYLVKQIERGDIDMAFIAPVLTDHSIVKGDIFFTEKMLVLLPENHPLSAEKTIKINQLQGERFVTFRKESFIRETIEKACVQAGFDPIIAFEGEDVDTIKGLVAAGVGIAILPELAFSYNIPKDIRTVEVNDPSFIRTVGVITPKNRELAPSEKLLYQFLKSFYDRLYRFQMFDY